In Lodderomyces elongisporus chromosome 2, complete sequence, the following proteins share a genomic window:
- a CDS encoding uncharacterized protein (MEROPS:MER0000597), with amino-acid sequence MPLSETIRFVGSTLSWTLRAGCLAHIIHENVYEFTETRGESMLPTVQNQHDYVHAFKQYKLGRGLEMGDCVVAVKPSDPTHRICKRITGMPGDIVLVDPSSSSEMTNSPAEVISHDGFNKYIQIPQGHVWCTGDNLCHSLDSRSYGVLPMGLITGKIVAANSLGNGLRGFFNFRWITNTFQDEN; translated from the coding sequence ATGCCGTTGTCAGAAACGATACGATTCGTGGGCTCCACACTTTCATGGACATTACGAGCAGGATGTTTAGCGCACATTATACATGAAAACGTTTACGAATTTACAGAGACTAGAGGCGAATCCATGCTTCCCACTGTACAAAACCAACATGATTACGTTCACGCATTTAAGCAGTATAAATTGGGAAGGGGGTTAGAGATGGGCGATTGCGTAGTTGCAGTGAAACCTAGCGATCCAACACATCGAATATGTAAACGGATTACAGGTATGCCTGGTGATATTGTTTTGGTTGAcccttcttcatcttctgaAATGACAAACTCTCCAGCAGAAGTGATTTCACATGACGGATTCAACAAGTATATACAGATACCACAAGGGCATGTTTGGTGCACGGGGGATAATTTGTGTCACTCTTTGGATTCGAGGTCCTATGGGGTATTGCCTATGGGATTGATAACGGGGAAAATTGTTGCGGCTAACTCATTGGGTAATGGCTTAAGAGggtttttcaatttccgATGGATCACAAACACTTTTCAGGACGAGAATTGA
- the SRB4 gene encoding RNA polymerase II mediator complex subunit gives MDQESLFISTDITGKTNGDPFIQDEYVPMNSILFVSVNEDELDIRQLISRILSERQSFANITEQALQEEIASLNSKANLAEYNDRGEDVVRAENYVFKDESTGTSQQEIFNNQRMELSKDVGNALNEVSLSLDFVSLLISSVKPALSKNTMSPHLQKFVKPTSLTSDKLENETGSGNGSASGNSIESTFNENGTKNTKIGEGWKTEAIGKITKLFKESAENLKMQVAKENRYWTMVNSVKSNDEALFRMRDPVSNARSIGVKYGYGDSGSDFQDKGNALLRKNNRTGVITFVPLGSTGANGVQVSTKQYKYVRVRILSKVDEDYIVTGQSKFSRSQFKSSYEVINQIEMARYFLFEDDLFYQLSREAKILISYNITVSADKITLAFGNDIVEIESVAYDESEDGNSPAQSTASSTINNEKCQCIIIYFKLMLCCFYKYNLKLKQKVPTNLTKWKQSNSHPLILRPFLGNLRHEMFVETAEKIINDIVKSTNLQNELNIKKFTNLGKVSKNPFQKSIDKPISVFYLQLKNTEQKVLKIKVLITTNELYVNLILRLNVTQYERVEDSKIDIGGSNILSTDFNDFDDFQTSLDWTIRDFHSN, from the exons ATGGATCAAGAACTGCTTTTCATCTCCACAGACATTACGGGGAAAACTAACGGTGACCCTTTCATTCAGGATGAGTATGTACCGATGAACTCGATACTTTTTGTGAGTGTGAatga aGACGAGTTGGATATAAGACAATTGATTTCCCGAATCCTCTCAGAGCGACAATCATTCGCCAATATCACCGAACAGGCACTCCAAGAGGAAATTGCATCTTTGAATAGTAAAGCGAACCTTGCAGAATATAATGATCGTGGAGAAGATGTGGTGAGAGCGGAAAATTATGTCTTTAAGGACGAGTCAACAGGAACAAGTCAACAAGAGATTTTTAACAATCAACGCATGGAACTTTCTAAGGATGTTGGCAATGCTCTCAATGAAGTATCGCTTTCCTTGGACTTTGTCTCACTACTTATATCATCGGTCAAACCGGCCTTATCAAAGAATACAATGTCGCcacatttgcaaaaatttgTAAAACCAACGTCATTGACCTCAGATAAATTAGAAAACGAAACAGGGAGCGGAAATGGGAGTGCAAGTGGAAACAGTATTGAAAGTACCTTCAATGAAAATGGTACAAAGAACACAAAGATTGGCGAAGGTTGGAAAACAGAGGCTATTGGCAAGATTACCAAGCTTTTTAAAGAGTCTGCCGAAAATTTGAAGATGCAGGTTGCCAAAGAGAATCGATATTGGACCATGGTCAACTCCGTGAAATCTAATGATGAAGCATTATTTAGAATGAGAGATCCAGTGAGTAATGCACGATCTATTGGAGTTAAATATGGATATGGGGATTCGGGTTCTGATTTCCAAGATAAAGGAAACGCCTTATTACGAAAGAATAATCGGACGGGCGTGATAACTTTTGTTCCTTTAGGTTCAACCGGTGCAAATGGGGTTCAAGTGAGCACGAAACAATACAAGTATGTGCGAGTTCGTATTTTATCAAAAGTGGATGAAGATTATATCGTGACTGGCCAATCCAAATTTTCCCGAAGTCAATTTAAATCTCTGTATGAAGTGATTAACCAGATAGAGATGGCAAgatactttctttttgaagatGATTTGTTTTATCAGTTGTCTAGAGAAGCCAAAATTTTGATCAGTTACAACATCACAGTGTCTGCTGATAAAATTACCCTTGCTTTTGGAAATGATATTGTTGAGATTGAAAGTGTCGCCTATGACGAATCCGAAGACGGTAATTCGCCAGCACAATCCACTgcatcttcaacaattaACAATGAAAAGTGCCAATGCATTATTATCTATTTCAAGTTGATGTTATGCTGTTTTTACAAGTATAATTTAAaactaaaacaaaaagtgcCTACGAACTTGACAAAGTGGAAGCAGAGCAATTCGCACCCATTGATCCTACGTCCATTCTTGGGCAACTTGCGTCACGAGATGTTTGTGGAAACTGCggaaaaaattattaatGATATTGTCAAAAGTACAAATCTACAAAATGAGTTGAATATCAAAAAGTTCACCAATTTGGGCAAGGTGTCTAAAAACCCTTTTCAAAAGTCGATTGATAAGCCTATATCTGTGTTTTATttgcaattgaaaaatacCGAGCAAAAAGTtcttaaaataaaagttcTTATCACCACAAATGAATTGTATGTCAATTTGATCTTGCGCCTCAACGTCACACAGTATGAACGTGTTGAAGATAGCAAGATCGACATTGGTGGATCTAACATTTTGCTGACAGACTTTAATGATTTCGACGATTTCCAAACCAGTTTAGATTGGACAATTAGAGACTTTCATAGTAATTAA
- the YPT1 gene encoding GTP-binding protein of the rab has translation MNNEYDYLFKLLLIGDSGVGKSCLLLRFADDTYTPDYISTIGVDFKIRTIELDGKTIKLQIWDTAGQERFRTITSSYYRGAHGIIIVYDVTDQESFNNVKQWLQEIDRYATGGVMKLLVGNKADLADKKIVEYTAAKEFADALNIPFLETSALSSTNVEQAFYTMARQIKAQMTSNANVGGAAGNKGKSNVNLRGESLTSTQSNSCC, from the coding sequence ATGAATAACGAATACGACTACTTATTCAAGTTGCTATTGATTGGTGACTCTGGAGTGGGTAAATCATGTTTGTTGCTAAGATTTGCGGATGACACTTATACACCAGACTACATTTCAACTATTGGTGTTGACTTTAAGATTAGAACCATAGAATTGGATGGCAAAACTATCAAGTTACAGATATGGGATACCGCTGGACAAGAGCGGTTTAGAACCATTACCTCGTCATACTATCGTGGAGCTCATGGAATCATTATTGTATACGATGTCACTGATCAAGAAAGTTTCAACAATGTTAAGCAATGGTTACAAGAAATCGACCGTTATGCTACTGGTGGCGTAATGAAATTGTTAGTTGGTAACAAGGCGGATTTGGCTGACAAGAAGATTGTCGAGTACACCGCAGCCAAAGAGTTTGCCGATGCTTTGAACATTCCATTTTTGGAAACTTCTGCGTTGAGTTCAACAAATGTTGAGCAAGCGTTTTATACAATGGCTAGACAGATTAAGGCGCAAATGACAAGCAATGCAAATGTAGGTGGCGCTGCTGGAAACAAGGGTAAGAGCAATGTGAATTTGAGAGGAGAGTCATTGACTTCAACCCAATCAAactcttgttgttga
- the RPS22_2 gene encoding 40S ribosomal protein S22 has protein sequence MTRTSVLADALNAINNAEKTGKRQVLIRPSSKVIIRFLTVMQKHGYIGEFEYIDDHRSGKIVVQLNGRLNKCGVISPRFNVKIGDIERWTDNLLPARQFGYVILTTSAGIMDHEEARRKHVSGKILGFVY, from the exons atgacTAGAACTTCCGTATTAGCTGATGCATTGAATGCTATTAACAACGCTGAAAAAACTGGTAAGCGTCAAGTTTTGATCAGACCATCATCAAAAGTCATCATTAGATTTTTGACAGTTATGCAAAAGCACG gCTACATTGGAGAATTCGAATACATTGATGACCACAGATCAGGAAAGATTGTTGTTCAATTGAACGGTAGATTGAATAAATGTGGTGTTATCTCACCAAGATTCAACGTCAAAATTGGTGACATTGAAAGATGGACCGATAACTTGTTACCTGCTAGACAATTTGGTTACGTTATCTTGACCACTTCTGCTGGTATCATGGACCACGAAGAAGCCAGAAGAAAGCACGTTTCTGGTAAGATTTTGGGTTTCGTCTACTAG
- the RPN3 gene encoding 26S proteasome non-ATPase regulatory subunit (BUSCO:EOG09262CMP): MSDSKDIEMKDAENGSTEVVATTTSNLVEEIEQTFNLLEKAATTFDNRYVSKVLREFSSLRKKLVHDDQVLPAIIAKYIKGQSKENLLLLLGSSAPTTEQVHQSANTIPEIELYIYLLTQTYLLDTSKLQELNKLSPHLILFMKSNNRRSLDYLQAKVWFYISRGKELAGDLTSIRPELLYSLRTASLRHDTETTASIITLLLRNYLLAHEIQQATNLVDKIQFPESAASALVARYYFYLARINAIQLDYSTAHECVIAAIRKAPQTNLAKGFIQSATKLNIVIDLLTGEIPELKTFKNKSSSFEAYFKVTQAVKLGDLKLFGDVLKKYEKVFKKDDNFTLVSRLRQNVIKTGIRIISLAYSKISLKDICIKLHLDSEEATEYIVSKAIRDGVIDATINHEKGYVSSNELLDVYSTNLPQAEFDQRIKFCLSLYNDSVKSMRFPDDNENKAITKDAEPSDEVELLKAIEEGDLDDFMD; encoded by the coding sequence ATGTCGGACTCTAAAGATATTGAAATGAAAGATGCAGAAAACGGGTCGACTGAAGTTGTGGCGACAACTACTTCGAATCTTGTAGAAGAGATTGAACAAACATTCAATTTGTTGGAGAAGGCGGCCACAACATTTGACAACAGATATGTCTCAAAAGTACTTCGTGAGTTCTCATCTTTAAGAAAGAAGTTAGTCCATGATGATCAAGTTTTACCAGCAATTATTGCAAAATACATCAAGGGACAATCGAAAGAGAATctacttttgcttttgggATCATCTGCTCCAACTACTGAACAAGTTCACCAATCAGCCAACACCATCCCTGAGATTGAgctttatatttatttgctCACTCAAACATACCTTTTAGACACTTCCAAATTACAAGAATTGAATAAATTGAGCCCgcatttgattttgtttatgAAATCAAATAATCGACGTTCACTTGACTACCTCCAAGCAAAAGTTTGGTTTTATATAAGTCGTGGTAAGGAATTGGCGGGAGACTTGACCAGTATAAGGCCAGAACTATTGTATAGTTTGAGAACAGCAAGCTTAAGGCATGACACTGAAACTACGGCCTCGATAATCACCTTGTTGTTAAGAAACTACTTGCTTGCACACGAAATTCAACAAGCAACCAATTTGGTTGACAAGATTCAATTTCCTGAAAGTGCAGCTAGTGCCTTAGTTGCAAGATACTATTTCTACTTGGCACGTATCAATGCCATTCAATTGGACTACTCGACCGCCCATGAGTGTGTAATTGCTGCGATTAGAAAGGCACCCCAAACAAATTTAGCCAAAGGCTTTATCCAGAGTGCTACTAAACTAAACATAGTGATTGACTTGCTTACAGGAGAAATCCCAGAGTTGAAAACgtttaaaaacaaatcaagCAGTTTTGAAGCATATTTCAAAGTTACGCAAGCAGTAAAGTTGGGAGATTTGAAGTTGTTTGGCGAtgtgttgaaaaaatatgaaaaagtGTTTAAAAAAGACGATAATTTTACTTTGGTTTCCAGGTTACGTCAAAATGTTATAAAGACGGGTATCAGGATCATCTCTTTGGCATACTCCAAGATCTCATTAAAAGATATATGTATTAAATTGCATTTGGATTCCGAAGAGGCAACGGAGTATATCGTTTCAAAAGCCATAAGGGACGGGGTCATTGATGCCACAATAAATCATGAAAAGGGCTATGTGCTGTCGAATGAACTTTTGGATGTTTACTCTACAAACCTTCCTCAAGCTGAATTTGACCAAAGAAtcaaattttgtttgtcgTTGTATAATGACAGTGTGAAATCAATGAGGTTCCCCGATGACAATGAGAACAAAGCTATAACTAAAGATGCCGAGCCAAGCGACGAAGTTGAATTATTGAAAGCTATTGAAGAAGGCGATTTGGATGATTTCATGGATTAG
- the AGE1 gene encoding GTPase activating protein: METISQLSFPYFEASESKVRLNKLIATDERNEQRITVSIGDDRLAHFSTKDENAIKGEDIVKLQRPLEYTENEFAEEKTQFPLLLQLTPHCHKLKLHVSLSRPDNVESKSLLIAKSRSATDVLDLRNATEATSTLVTNLEENSDISKIEYKDLPISKDTHGLQKLIINDTFDAKSLNGTRLVVSLWEHDQLTGNYSYCFHFSVYISKLEQNIDTSIHNTANTKPLKNVETFNTSDINLLKIGDFRKEFKFDIEDGPAFRKTLSDLENAIPSAHKIYSKLIDDFKVLESNVRRMSSTKFKIIEGINQLVDLESQSLLTELKFKESFQKAFRRLFEAFEININFFFDHVCASKQLVKIENSIPALQIDNANQTELSQMKRQFESDSKEYYSWMNKYLANDKERPDSKLLAKRKVFELSKFDYLNQLSKTTNNQYVNELCENLFQFINLGFSKSNSRVLDVKKYLDKSLKHELIGDNYQIYLHALTRFNSEKYQFRQKIEACQTNEELTNLIRYNTLNHMNQAAVKSQSNDAFLHLATTDEFMVTKENFDLIFSDSIPPAEGHGTASATSSTSSSSMAIPDSDSSEMSGILFTLNGQKKQGWHKEWVVLKNGRLIEYADWRKGKTPINKPIEVALSNVKAISHDKRQYCFEIYTSTGQRHVFQAFGNDDRNKWVKALYNAGQLVNKERIEQSVNTTTSSGNIANAKDKDKDKGKDKEKDKDKERYRERDRDRDKDSDRDKHKEEKRGMRRNVGKLVTDFALKPIIPGQHGSDRSVSPISITSKIPIEKDHLHFVRSIPHSDNHICVDCGSFESVEWVSINSLVCMCVNCASCHRSIGSHITKIRSLKLDKFENELEVMLGYINNRKVNEYLEFAVSASEKLQSSSDIETRLLFIRNKYAAKKYIQSVADVDNSLIQAIQKIQVGDALKYILCGADVNINIQVKLPDTIDTQVISLFEYSLRKYIEVDEDELRHKKLFVVSELLILNGCTNVGSEVTKLKTQQMLSNDAIDYWRNRCLKI; the protein is encoded by the coding sequence atggaaacCATCAGTCAGTTGTCGTTTCCTTACTTTGAAGCTTCGGAGTCAAAAGTTCGGTTAAACAAATTGATTGCTACAGACGAACGCAACGAGCAACGAATAACAGTATCAATTGGAGATGACAGACTAGCACACTTTTCCACAAAAGACGAAAATGCTATAAAGGGAGAAGATATTGTCAAACTACAACGACCGCTAGAGTATACAGAAAATGAGtttgcagaagaaaaaacgCAATTTCCGCTTCTTTTACAACTAACGCCACATTGTCACAAGTTAAAACTACACGTCTCACTAAGTAGACCTGATAATGTTGAAAGTAAATCACTTTTGATAGCGAAATCTCGGAGCGCAACAGACGTACTTGACCTCAGGAACGCAACAGAAGCAACAAGTACCCTCGTTACAAATTTAGAAGAAAACAGCGATATTTCCAAGATTGAATACAAAGATTTGCCTATATCCAAAGATACCCACGGCTTGCAAAAGTTGATTATTAACGATACATTTGATGCGAAAAGTCTAAATGGCACAAGGTTAGTAGTCTCCTTGTGGGAACACGATCAATTGACTGGCAATTACTCatattgttttcatttcagTGTCTATATCTCAAAGCTAGAGCAGAATATTGATACATCTATTCATAATACTGCAAATACAAAACCTTTAAAGAATGTGGAAACTTTTAACACTTCTGATATCAATTTATTGAAAATTGGGGATTTTAGAAAAGAATTCAAATTTGATATCGAAGATGGCCCTGCTTTCCGAAAGACCTTATCAGATCTAGAGAATGCAATCCCATCGGCGCACAAGATATACTCCAAACTCATCGATGACTTTAAAGTTTTGGAATCCAATGTGCGTAGGATGTCAAGCACAAAGTTTAAGATTATTGAAGGGATCAACCAATTGGTGGACCTTGAGTCTCAGAGTCTTTTGACTGAACTCAAGTTTAAAGaaagttttcaaaaagcATTTCGACGTTTATTTGAAGCATTTGAAATCAAtattaatttcttttttgaccATGTTTGTGCCAGTAAACAACTTGTCAAGATTGAAAATAGTATCCCTGCACTCCAAATCGATAATGCAAATCAAACCGAACTCTCACAAATGAAAAGACAATTCGAAAGTGATTCCAAGGAGTACTATTCTTGGATGAACAAGTACCTTGCCAATGATAAAGAACGACCCGATTCAAAACTACTTGCAAAACGAAAAGTATTTGAACTATCTAAGTTCGATTATTTGAACCAATTGAGCAAGACCACGAATAACCAGTATGTAAATGAATTGTGTGAAAACTTGTTtcaatttatcaatttgGGATTTAGCAAGAGTAATTCTAGAGTATTGGATGTGAAAAAGTATTTGGACAAGAGTTTAAAGCATGAACTAATCGGCGACAATTACCAGATTTATTTGCATGCATTGACTAGATTCAATAGTGAAAAATATCAATTCAGGCAAAAAATTGAGGCATGCCAAACAAATGAGGAATTGACAAACCTTATAAGATACAATACTTTGAACCACATGAACCAAGCCGCGGTTAAAAGTCAACTGAATGATGCATTTTTGCATTTGGCAACGACGGATGAGTTTATGGTTACAAAGGAAAACTTTGATCTCATATTTTCCGACAGCATTCCACCCGCGGAAGGACATGGAACTGCATCTGCCACATCTTctacatcttcttcttctatgGCAATTCCTGATTCTGATAGCTCAGAAATGTCTGGAATATTATTTACACTAAATGGTCAAAAAAAGCAAGGGTGGCACAAGGAATGGGTTGTACTAAAAAATGGCCGTTTGATTGAGTATGCTGACtggagaaaaggaaagaccCCAATTAATAAACCTATTGAAGTGGCTCTTTCAAACGTCAAAGCAATATCACATGATAAACGACAATACTGCTTTGAAATTTATACATCAACGGGACAACGCCATGTTTTCCAGGCTTTCGGTAATGATGATCGGAATAAGTGGGTTAAAGCTTTGTATAATGCAGGACAGTTGGTGAATAAGGAAAGAATTGAGCAAAGTGTAAATACTACAACTTCAAGTGGTAATATagcaaatgcaaaagacaaagacaaagacaaaggcaaagataaagaaaaagacaaagacaaagagcGCTATCGTGAACGTGATCGTGATAGAGATAAAGATAGTGACAGAGACAAGCACAAGGAAGAGAAACGAGGAATGAGGAGAAATGTTGGGAAATTAGTGACTGATTTTGCACTTAAACCAATTATTCCTGGCCAGCATGGTTCAGATAGGTCTGTTTCTCCAATTTCCATTACCTCCAAGATTCCTATAGAGAAAGACCATTTGCATTTCGTTAGGTCCATTCCTCATAGTGACAACCATATATGCGTGGACTGTGGTCTGTTTGAGCTGGTTGAATGGGTCTCGATCAACTCTCTAGTCTGTATGTGTGTCAATTGTGCATCTTGCCATCGAAGTATAGGTTCCCACATTACAAAGATTAGATCTTTAAAATtagacaaatttgaaaatgagtTGGAAGTCATGCTAGGGTATATCAACAACCGTAAGGTAAACGAGTACTTGGAATTTGCCGTTTCTGCAAGCGAGAAATTACAATCTTCTTCTGATATTGAAACTAGATTGTTATTCATTCGCAACAAATATGCTGCCAAAAAATATATCCAGCTGGTAGCCGATGTGGACAATTCTTTGATACAAGCAATTCAAAAGATCCAAGTTGGTGATGCACTCAAATATATACTATGTGGTGCAGATGTCAACATTAATATCCAAGTGAAATTGCCAGATACGATTGATACTCAAGTTATTAGTCTATTTGAATATTCTTTAAGAAAATACATTGAGGtggatgaagatgaattgAGACACAAGAAGTTGTTTGTTGTGTCCGAGCTCCTTATATTGAATGGATGCACAAATGTTGGTAGCGAGGTTACTAAATTGAAAACTCAGCAGATGCTTTCAAACGATGCTATTGATTACTGGAGAAATCGCTGTTTAAAGATTTAA